The genomic stretch ATATCTGTTTCAGGGTCAGTCTCACTGGATATAGGAACATTATCACCAATATTGTGGGTATTTCCAACTTCAGAAGGAGTATCAGAAGTACTTACAGCGGATATCAGTAAAGGGTTCTCCTGGGCGATGACACTGATCGGTGTGGGCTGTATTTCAGAGGACTGTACTGCTTCGTTGATGACTTCCTTTGGTGTGCCTGCTGCTGCCGAAGGATTTAACCGACTATTTAACCGACTTAGTAGGTCACagtcactctccccctgaccgctaaggtGGTTAAAGAAATAGCCTGTTTCAAGGAAatcacagttcatggtggtgAACATGCGACCGGATTTAGGATCAAAGCATCGGTATCCTTTCTGGGAAGCCCCATATCCCACGAAAACTCATTTTACGGCACAAGGTGATAGTTTGGTGTGCTCATGTTTAGGTATATGGACAAAGACCGAGCATCCGAACACTCGAGGTTGAAGGGTCAAGGGTAAAGGGATTTGAGCTCGTGTGGAAAGGACTTCTAGCGGTGTTTGGAGATTTAGCATGCTAGAGGGTAATCGGTTTGTGAGATAGACGGATGAGGCAATAGCTTCCGGCCAAAAATTTCTGGGGGTATTGGATTCAATTAGCATAGCACGCGCCATTTCTAGAAGAGTACGATTCTTTCTCTCAGACACACCGTTTTGTTCCGGGGTGTATGGGCATGTAGTTTGGTGGACTAGGCCTTTATCGTGACAAAAGGTCTTCATGTTCAAATTTACAAATTCTCCCCCATTGTCGGATCTAAGgatttgtatgtttttttgAAATTGGGTTTGTACTAGGGTGTGAAAGTGTTTAAAATGTTCAAAGACTTCATTTTTGTGTTTCATAAAGTAGATCCAtgtcatgcgagtgcaatcatctataaagagaagaaaatacTTAAACCCTTGTCCCCCTACAACTGGAGATGGACCTCACACGTCGGAATGGACTAGTGAAAACAACGAGTCAACTCGGGTATTATTGGGTTTATAAGAATGTCTATGACTTTTGGCCAACACACAAGTCTCACAATACATTTCTTGACTAAATTTAGGAAAGAGAGTTTTTAAATAACCCGAGGATGGATGTCCTAAACGACGATGCCAGAGCCAAGCTTCCCTGTCTGATGATCCATGAGTTAGCAAAGCAGTTCCTTGTTGatctatctcgtccacataataCAGCCCGTCCctctcagtgccacgtccaataattACCCCTGTTCTGATATCCTGCAAAAGGCAAAAGTTGGGTTGCATCAGGAGAgtacaatttaattcttttgtcACATGACTAATTGATAATAATTTGTGTGACATGGAAGGAACATATAAGCAGTTGGATAAAGTCAGAGCGGGTGAAATTCTGACAGTTCCTGCTCCTTCCACAGAAGTACATTCTCCACTGGCCGTTTGAATGTGAGTTTTCGGTGCCCTATGCATATTAGATATATCATCAATATCATAAGTAATAGTGTCAGTGGCTCcgcagtcaaaaatccatttgtcatttttattttcagaGGAAATTGATAGGGCGTAAGACGTGGGTAAATGTTCGAGGATTTGATATCTGTTTTCACAAGGTACAAGGGCTGTTTGGGAATATCTGGGAGGTTTAGGACTTGATTTGGCAATTTTTGACATTCTGGTCTCGATTTTGAGATTTCTGAGAGTCTGGGgttctttttgaaattttccaGGATCATAAGGGGTGGTTTTATCAATATTTTGGGTATGGggttcactttttaatttctcAAAGTTATGAGGGTTTGAGGATAAATCCTCAAACTCCAAAATACCTTCACCCGTCGCCTCCATTTCGTCGATTCCTCTTGAGATTGTCGCGACTCCGATTTCCCCCACTGTCGGAGCTCCAGGCCTGCCGCCGCCTCGGTTTGACGCGGCTTCTGGGTTGCTCCCGACGGTGGCGGCTGATGCTCCTTCTCCGATGGCTAGGGCTGCAGCGGCTTTGCCTTTGAATTGGGATTGATGTTGTCGAACCGCTTTCCGCTCCTCCCACCACTCCTGATAGCCACAGAGCTCGAAGCACGTCTCCTTCGTGTGTCTCTTCTTCCCGCAGTGTGTGCATAGCAGCTTTGATCGGTCCTCCTCTCCTTTTTGGGGCCAACCGCTGCCGCCGCCACGTTGAGGGAAGCTTGGGAGGTTCCGGTTGGTAGAGTGATTTTGCCACGGAGTTCTTGCTGCGAGTCCTGCTCCGATTCCTTGCACTATTCCTGTGTCTCCTGGTTTTAGAACAGAGGCGCGAGCATCCTCACTCCGGAGTATGGCATATGCTGCTTCTGTAGAGGGAAGTGGTTGAGTTCTCAAAATTTCTTTCTTTACTGCTTCGTGTGTATCATCTAATGCAATTAGAAATTGATGTAATCTTTGTTCTTCTATGAATTGATTGAACAATTCGATGTCTTTAGGGCTCTCCATAGGGTTTGGCCGTTTATGGTCAATTGATACCCATATGTCCTGTAACGACGCCCATACTTCCTCTAATGGTTCGTCCTTTTGTTGTTTCAGCAGTGTAACCTTACGGTGGAGATCGTGGACTTGGATCGAGTCGCCGCCGCTGGCATAGGTGACCGCCAAACTGTCCCAAACTCCTTTCGCCGTTGGGTACTTGGAGACTCTGTTCACCAGTTTTGGTTCTAGATTCTGAACCAACCAGGTAGATACACAATCGTCCGCCTGTTGCCATTGTGTAAATTCCGGATCGGTTTTTGACGGTGGGGCTGGGACTCCAGTAATGTGAGATATCATCCCCGACCGTTGATAGCTCTTCGGATGAGTCCTACCCACAATGAGTAGTTCTCACCGTTTAATTTAGTGCCGACATCAAGGGGTTTTGTATCTGGTTTATAGCTGTTTTGGGCTGATTTGGTAGGTATTATCTGTGAGTTTTGGGATTGCGCCATACTGTAGCGCATGAATTCGGAGAACATTTGAGCGAATTGCTCAGATCCGGTTGGTTCGGGTATGTCGTCGTTTTCTGACATGTTTGGTTGTTTTCGACAAAGATCTGCCGGGTTTTGGTTTTATGGTCGAGATTGGACCGAGACAGTGATAAGACTACTCTGAGTCTCacccctgctctgataccatctagAATGTTGTATTAGACATGGCTAAGGATTGGAGATAATAGAGAGAGTACCGAGAGAATGGATTTATGGTTTATTGCTTTTTTTAATTGTTCTTCCAATCACCCTTTATATAGGTGTTACAAATACCTCTATAAGATATGATATCAATCTCCTCTAATTAGTATCAAATCTGTAATCAATGTGATTGATCCTAATTAATGTAATTGATCCCTATAATATTCTATTTTTCTAACAATATTAAAACCACTTTAGGATGATCTATTATTTTGTGATAGTGTTCTTTTCAGATCTCATTGATATGTATTTTTACGGCCCCTACGGAGATGGGCCAACCCAAAGGGCTTAAATATAACTAAATGGGTCACCTTACTTTCATATACTAGTAGGCCGCTAGAGACTAACCCAGCAAAAAGAATTTGGGAGCagtcatcacatatataattaattttatgtagtACTCCTAGTTTATTTTGTCATTCAATAATAAAAATGCAAATTGTCGAAAAAACCACAAAGTTTATTCATATTCCGATCTGCAACTTAAAATATAACTGATTATTcataattttgacatttttctcaaattttttATGATGAAAATTTCCAACGTGTACTACATGTCTGAATTTATTGACATGTCACGCACAAGTGTAAAAAAAGTAAAACTTGTGATTGACAGGATGTCTTAAACGACGCTGTTGAAGTAGTTCAACATTTTGTCCACATAGTACGTTCTACCTCCTATAtcatatactccttccgtcccacaagaatatgcactctttcctttttagttctcacaagaatatgcgctttctaattttggaactcttttctctctaatgaagtggggctcattcttcactaacaatactttatttactttttttctctacctctctcctagtttatcaattttgcattaaaactcgtgtcgaacccaaagtgcatattctttggggacggagggagtagtatataattttaCCCGAATAAGAAATTATAGAACAATtgtaaaaatgtcaaaatattATGATACTCCAATATAATAAGCCAATTTTAAAAGTTAAATGATTGACAATAATTGACCAAACTTTATGTTTAAGATTATAGTTCTTCAATCATATGAAAAACCGAATCATGGATCACAAACCCACGAATAAAAACCCAAAGACAGATATAAATAAAGAGCTATAGAATTCAAATCCAACTTAGTTCATAAGATGAagcaaattatataaaataaccACAATATCAGTTCCTCCAGAAGTAACGCCATGTTTTGGAAGTAGATGAAAATGTGTTGTTATTTGGGCGGGAAGGGATTGAGGCCTTGTAGAACGGCAGCTTCTAGTACGGGGAACAAAGGTGTGGGAAGATGGTCCCAATCGTACCAATCCCAGCCGTCGCATTTATCGGGTTCGGCATTGATAGCCGCCTGATCGGCATCCGCAAGGGATGCGCGCATCAGAATTGCAATCAGCTGCGTTGGTTTGGGCTGCGAAAGCACGGTGTTGGTCACTCTCAAAAACTCTGCCCCATTGATCTCTAGCCCCGTTTCCTCCCTCACTTCCCTCGCTGCGCACTCCGAAAATGTCTCTCCTaataaaatgcaatatacatttatCTTAATGTATCTCAACAAACGACGTCGTTAGAATTGTTGGCAATTAGGGGTGACAATCCGTGCGTGTTGGGTTGTTATCGGGTCAACGACACGACCCAATAAggacaaacacgaacacgaccccaAACCCAACACAAACACGACCTGCTACCCTCAAACCCGAACACggcacgaacccattaacgacacgaaccactttAGGTCAACACGACACAAGAACAACACGTGCATGAAACGACACTATAACAACACGACATGATAACACGATAAGAACCTGATTACAACTGGTATTGATTAACAAAAGCTACAAAACCGTGAATCTGATCTTTAAGAATCTAATTAAAAACCTAAAATCTGATTACACAGTGTGATCTGATGAACAATAACATCAATAGATTCATAGCAAAGAAATCCAACAAAAAAACCATTTTTacaatactaaaaattaataatattataatattactcCATTTCTTAACAGGTAATCCGAACACGACACGAATACGACACGAATTTTTCGTGTCTTTAATGTGTCGGCctgataaggacacgaacccaataagctttgactcaaacccattaatttcgtgtgGATTCGTGTCgagttatcgtgtcgtgtcaaaaattgtcagTTTAATGGTAGTGTGATTTTTTATCTTCCCAAAATCAGGCCTCGTACCACAATTTACCAAATTTCATGGTTATTTCAAATTTGTCCAAAATGGAATATCAAACTAACAGCAAAAGTCACCTGAATTGAATATCACAAACTACTAACTACTAGTATTAAAAGGGGAAAAGCGGATACAAACCGAATTCGAGGTGGCCGCCTGGAAGGGCGAAAGTACCGTAGCCGACGGCGGTGCGGCGGCGGCCGAGCAACACCTTGTTTCCTTTGAGCAGAAAA from Salvia splendens isolate huo1 chromosome 15, SspV2, whole genome shotgun sequence encodes the following:
- the LOC121767125 gene encoding nudix hydrolase 1-like — encoded protein: MSSPPPKPVVGVGVFLLKGNKVLLGRRRTAVGYGTFALPGGHLEFGETFSECAAREVREETGLEINGAEFLRVTNTVLSQPKPTQLIAILMRASLADADQAAINAEPDKCDGWDWYDWDHLPTPLFPVLEAAVLQGLNPFPPK